In Streptomyces sp. TS71-3, the following proteins share a genomic window:
- a CDS encoding phosphatase PAP2 family protein: MATLVTGDAARTAVCRQVARARPPATEQLTTTHGASFPSRHTATALLAFGLTTASGKRAVAEGIAAAVGVSRIALRAHWPTDVVGGGLLGFGWLAAAEFLAARARGGRRPRFVGRGDRPCPRHAPCPPRGNRSTPPGRNIHKVPGSSRAHQSGRIII; this comes from the coding sequence ATGGCCACCCTGGTCACCGGTGATGCAGCCCGCACTGCGGTGTGTCGGCAGGTCGCACGAGCCCGGCCACCGGCAACCGAACAGTTGACCACGACACACGGAGCCAGCTTCCCGTCCCGCCATACCGCAACCGCCCTCCTCGCCTTCGGTCTGACGACGGCATCCGGGAAGCGGGCGGTCGCCGAGGGCATCGCCGCCGCCGTCGGAGTCAGCCGCATCGCGTTGCGGGCCCATTGGCCGACGGACGTCGTGGGCGGAGGGCTGCTCGGGTTCGGCTGGCTCGCGGCGGCGGAGTTCCTCGCCGCCCGCGCCAGGGGAGGGCGGCGACCACGGTTCGTCGGTCGCGGCGACCGGCCGTGCCCTCGACACGCACCATGCCCTCCGCGGGGAAACCGATCGACTCCACCCGGGCGGAACATCCACAAAGTGCCAGGATCAAGTCGGGCACACCAAAGCGGACGGATCATCATATAG
- a CDS encoding inorganic diphosphatase → MSALARLGGRPIGHGRVADTLGADGGPVEALVLMEEPALPDSDVTGRPVAVLHVSAGSHHTEELVRASGSEAFADLEDATDLSRWHAEPAAWEETLARLTPGQAPHVTGCGTRGEAEHVLARPACLLPAHRTHGVRDHYARKAGPGQSFPPGRQHARRHGRA, encoded by the coding sequence ATGTCCGCACTGGCCCGCCTCGGTGGACGGCCCATCGGCCATGGACGTGTGGCCGACACGCTCGGTGCGGACGGGGGGCCGGTTGAGGCACTGGTGCTCATGGAGGAACCGGCGCTCCCCGACAGCGACGTGACCGGTCGGCCGGTGGCGGTGCTCCATGTCTCCGCCGGCAGCCACCACACCGAGGAACTGGTCCGTGCATCCGGATCCGAGGCTTTCGCGGACCTTGAGGACGCCACGGATCTCAGCCGCTGGCATGCGGAGCCCGCCGCCTGGGAGGAGACACTGGCCCGGCTGACTCCCGGACAGGCCCCACACGTCACGGGCTGTGGCACACGCGGGGAAGCCGAACACGTGCTCGCGCGCCCAGCATGCCTACTTCCAGCTCACCGGACGCATGGAGTGAGGGACCACTACGCAAGGAAGGCAGGACCCGGCCAGAGCTTCCCCCCAGGACGCCAACACGCCAGGCGCCATGGGCGCGCCTGA
- a CDS encoding universal stress protein translates to MLPLRPDEALRTMPTHGAHVRLECSETTDIAGDLVRCAQTHGCDLIVIGRRGEDHQVRTTGLGPVAETVCQSTQLPVLPVTHAPHLT, encoded by the coding sequence TTGCTTCCGCTCAGGCCGGACGAGGCGCTGCGCACGATGCCCACCCACGGTGCCCACGTCCGGCTGGAGTGCTCCGAGACCACCGACATCGCCGGCGACCTGGTCCGATGCGCCCAGACACATGGCTGCGACCTGATCGTCATCGGCCGGCGCGGTGAGGATCACCAAGTGCGTACCACCGGCCTTGGCCCGGTCGCCGAGACCGTGTGCCAGTCCACGCAGCTACCCGTACTCCCGGTCACGCACGCGCCCCACCTGACCTGA
- a CDS encoding cation:proton antiporter regulatory subunit — protein sequence MDAASHVRKTALPGVGVRYDLDTQAGKHLSVVVHQDGRRTIGFHDPADDESCKETVTLAPQEATALGQVLLPDSLRAVRSQVEIDLVTERIPITKQSAYGGRTLGETRARTLTGASIVAVLRRTGAFPSPAPDFRFAIGDTLVVVGTREGVNAVSTLIAGG from the coding sequence ATGGATGCGGCGTCCCATGTGCGCAAGACGGCCCTTCCAGGGGTCGGCGTGCGCTATGACCTCGACACGCAGGCCGGTAAGCACCTGTCCGTCGTCGTCCATCAAGATGGGCGCCGCACGATCGGTTTCCACGACCCCGCGGACGACGAGAGCTGCAAGGAGACCGTGACCCTCGCGCCGCAGGAGGCAACGGCTCTGGGTCAGGTGCTGCTGCCCGACTCGCTTCGCGCCGTTCGCAGCCAAGTGGAGATCGACCTCGTGACGGAACGCATACCCATCACGAAGCAGTCTGCCTACGGAGGACGGACCCTGGGGGAGACCAGGGCCCGCACTCTTACCGGTGCGTCGATCGTCGCCGTGCTGCGGCGCACAGGGGCCTTTCCCTCCCCTGCGCCCGACTTCCGCTTCGCTATCGGCGACACCCTCGTGGTCGTGGGCACGCGCGAGGGAGTCAACGCCGTCTCCACGCTGATAGCGGGAGGGTAG
- a CDS encoding FecCD family ABC transporter permease — MAVLLSLAVGSRSLPLPEVAHALLHHDGSDPASVVWDVRVPRTMAGVLAGAALGAAGDLIQALTRNPLADPGLLGINAGAAGGLVFALTVLGLTSLWASLWFAMLGAVISSLLVYVLASGGRGGATPERLALSGAVIAAVFTGVSQTMMLLDAQTLDELRFWSVGSLSRSGDTTLAALTPFVAAGLILGLCLVKPLNAMALGDDTARALGTSLNTTRALGLVAVTLLCGAATAAVGPLVFVGLAVPHIARLVVGADQRWMLPLCILLAPALLLLADVLGRIVVRPDELDAGVITAVIGAPVFILLVRHRRTVTA; from the coding sequence GTGGCCGTGCTGTTGAGCCTGGCGGTCGGATCGCGCTCGCTGCCTCTGCCCGAGGTCGCACACGCCCTCCTGCACCACGACGGCTCGGATCCGGCCTCCGTGGTCTGGGACGTCCGGGTGCCCCGCACCATGGCCGGCGTCCTCGCTGGCGCCGCCCTCGGCGCCGCGGGAGACCTCATCCAGGCGCTGACCCGCAATCCTCTGGCGGACCCGGGCTTGCTCGGCATCAACGCCGGGGCCGCCGGCGGACTGGTGTTCGCCCTCACGGTGCTGGGACTCACCAGCCTGTGGGCGTCGTTGTGGTTCGCCATGCTCGGCGCGGTGATCAGCAGCCTGCTCGTGTACGTCCTGGCCTCGGGCGGGCGCGGAGGCGCGACTCCCGAACGGCTGGCCCTGAGCGGAGCGGTGATCGCGGCGGTGTTCACCGGCGTCAGCCAGACGATGATGCTGCTCGACGCGCAGACCCTCGACGAGCTGAGATTCTGGAGCGTGGGCTCGCTCTCGAGGAGCGGCGACACGACGCTGGCCGCGCTGACGCCGTTCGTGGCCGCCGGTCTGATCCTCGGGCTCTGTCTGGTCAAACCGCTCAACGCCATGGCGCTGGGCGACGACACCGCGCGCGCCCTGGGCACCTCACTGAACACCACCCGCGCCCTCGGGCTGGTGGCCGTGACACTGCTGTGCGGCGCGGCGACGGCGGCCGTCGGACCCCTGGTCTTCGTCGGCCTCGCCGTGCCCCACATCGCCCGGCTCGTCGTCGGCGCCGACCAGCGCTGGATGCTGCCGCTGTGCATCCTGCTGGCACCCGCGCTGCTGCTCCTCGCGGACGTGCTCGGGCGGATCGTGGTCCGGCCCGACGAACTGGACGCGGGCGTGATCACCGCCGTGATCGGCGCCCCGGTCTTCATCCTCCTGGTACGCCACCGCAGGACCGTGACCGCATGA
- a CDS encoding inorganic diphosphatase, translated as MEFEVTVEIPQGSRNKYEMDHTAGRIRLDRLLFTATRYPADYGYIEDTLGRDGDPLDALVLTGEPTFPGCIIQCRAIGMFAMRDEQGPDEKILCVPAHDPRYATIQNITDVSDFDRLEITHFFEVYKDLEPGKSVEGSHWEGREQALKEIGDSRLRTVDARTAEAGHHP; from the coding sequence GTGGAATTCGAAGTCACCGTGGAGATCCCCCAGGGATCACGCAACAAGTACGAGATGGACCACACCGCGGGTCGCATCCGCCTCGACAGGCTCCTGTTCACCGCCACCCGCTACCCCGCGGACTACGGCTACATCGAGGACACCCTCGGCCGCGACGGCGACCCTCTGGACGCGCTGGTCCTCACCGGTGAGCCCACCTTCCCCGGCTGCATCATCCAATGCCGGGCCATCGGAATGTTCGCGATGCGGGACGAACAAGGCCCCGACGAGAAGATCCTCTGCGTGCCCGCACACGACCCGCGCTACGCGACCATTCAGAACATCACCGACGTCTCCGATTTCGACCGCCTGGAGATCACCCATTTCTTCGAGGTCTACAAGGACCTGGAACCCGGAAAATCCGTCGAGGGCTCGCACTGGGAGGGCCGTGAACAGGCCCTCAAGGAGATAGGGGACTCCCGACTCCGCACGGTCGACGCACGGACAGCCGAGGCCGGGCACCACCCATGA
- the ettA gene encoding energy-dependent translational throttle protein EttA, which translates to MYVYTMRRARMAHGEKVVLDDVTLAFLSGAKVGVVGPNGMGKSTLLRIMAGRERPLNGDAFAAPGTTVGLLEQEPTLDDRATVLGNVEQGAAATRRGLARFEEITALLADTPDDAAQPLLDELGALQDKLDHTGAWDLDARIEQAMDALRCPPPGTPVRELSGGERRRVALCRLLLAQPGLLLLDEPTNHLDAESAAWLEKHLADYPGTVVAVTHDRYFLDNVARWILEIDRGHAYPYEGNYSTYLETKAARLTVEGRKDARRQKRLADELQWIRSGSRGRQAKSKARLQRYEDLAARGRTRTPDFDGIQIPPGPRLGSKVLEADRLTKGHGDHILWENISFSLPRGGIVGVIGPNGVGKTTLLRMIVGEERPEAGVLRLGESVRISYVDQSRAGLDDTRSVWEAVSEGLDHLRVGQVEVPSRAYVATFGFKGPDQQKPVGVLSGGERNRLNLALTLKQGGNLLLLDEPTNDLDVETLASFETALLEFPGCAVITAHDRWFLDRTATHILAWEGAAHWFWFEGNYADYETNKAERLGTDAARPHRVVHRRLSRT; encoded by the coding sequence ATGTACGTCTACACGATGCGCAGGGCCCGCATGGCCCACGGCGAGAAGGTGGTTCTCGACGATGTCACCCTCGCCTTCCTCTCCGGCGCGAAGGTCGGCGTGGTGGGCCCCAACGGCATGGGCAAGTCGACGCTGCTGCGGATCATGGCGGGGAGGGAGCGGCCCCTGAACGGGGACGCGTTTGCGGCGCCCGGTACCACCGTCGGCCTGCTGGAGCAGGAACCCACGCTGGACGACCGGGCCACCGTCCTCGGCAACGTCGAACAGGGCGCCGCCGCGACCCGCCGCGGCCTTGCCCGCTTCGAGGAGATCACCGCCCTCCTGGCGGACACCCCTGACGACGCTGCGCAGCCGCTCCTCGACGAGCTGGGCGCCCTGCAGGACAAGCTCGACCACACCGGCGCCTGGGACCTGGACGCCCGCATCGAACAGGCCATGGACGCACTGCGCTGCCCACCGCCAGGAACCCCCGTACGGGAGCTCTCCGGCGGCGAGCGCCGGCGGGTGGCACTGTGCCGTCTGCTGCTGGCCCAGCCCGGCCTGCTGCTCCTGGACGAGCCCACCAACCATCTGGACGCCGAGTCCGCGGCCTGGCTGGAGAAGCACCTCGCCGACTACCCGGGCACCGTCGTCGCCGTCACCCACGACCGCTACTTCCTCGACAACGTCGCCCGGTGGATTCTGGAGATCGACCGCGGCCATGCCTATCCGTACGAAGGGAACTACTCCACGTATCTGGAGACGAAGGCGGCACGCCTGACGGTGGAGGGGCGCAAGGACGCCAGACGGCAGAAGCGGCTGGCCGACGAGCTCCAGTGGATCAGGTCCGGCTCCAGGGGCCGCCAGGCGAAGTCCAAGGCCCGGCTCCAGCGGTACGAGGACCTGGCGGCCCGGGGTCGGACCCGGACGCCCGACTTCGATGGGATCCAGATCCCACCGGGCCCGCGCCTGGGCAGCAAGGTCCTTGAAGCCGACCGCCTGACCAAGGGCCACGGGGACCACATCCTCTGGGAGAACATCTCGTTCTCCCTGCCGCGCGGCGGCATCGTCGGCGTCATCGGGCCCAACGGCGTCGGCAAGACGACCCTCCTGCGAATGATCGTCGGCGAGGAACGCCCCGAAGCGGGCGTGCTGCGGCTGGGTGAGAGCGTCCGCATCTCGTACGTCGACCAGTCCCGGGCCGGACTCGACGACACCCGCAGTGTGTGGGAAGCAGTCTCAGAGGGTCTTGACCACCTCCGGGTGGGCCAGGTCGAGGTGCCCTCGCGCGCCTATGTGGCAACCTTCGGATTCAAGGGCCCCGACCAGCAGAAACCCGTCGGTGTACTGTCCGGGGGCGAACGCAACCGGCTCAACCTCGCCCTCACCCTCAAACAGGGCGGCAATCTGCTGCTGCTCGACGAACCCACCAACGACCTCGACGTCGAGACCCTGGCCTCCTTCGAGACAGCACTCCTGGAGTTCCCGGGCTGCGCCGTGATCACGGCCCACGACCGCTGGTTCCTGGACCGCACCGCCACCCACATACTCGCGTGGGAAGGCGCCGCCCACTGGTTCTGGTTCGAAGGCAACTACGCGGACTACGAGACCAACAAGGCCGAACGGCTCGGCACGGACGCCGCCCGCCCGCACCGCGTCGTGCACCGCAGGCTGTCCCGGACCTGA
- a CDS encoding CrcB family protein has protein sequence MAVLVLFLGGIGGAFSRLLIDKRLQAGRGTPTPWSGLAVNATGCFVLGALAGLAHTRSMPTLSALLAAAIMTFSIFGYATSRLVEDHHFGRAGLTALVGWLIGTATASVGLLLTLN, from the coding sequence ATGGCCGTGCTTGTGTTGTTCCTGGGCGGGATCGGCGGCGCATTCTCGCGCCTGCTGATCGACAAGCGGTTGCAGGCCGGCCGCGGCACGCCGACGCCCTGGTCGGGGCTCGCGGTCAACGCCACCGGATGCTTCGTCCTCGGGGCCTTGGCAGGCCTGGCCCACACACGCTCCATGCCCACCCTGTCGGCGCTGCTGGCAGCAGCCATCATGACCTTCAGCATCTTCGGATACGCAACCTCCCGCTTGGTGGAAGACCACCACTTCGGCAGGGCGGGACTGACCGCCCTCGTCGGCTGGCTCATCGGAACGGCCACCGCCTCGGTGGGCCTGCTGCTCACCCTCAACTGA
- a CDS encoding NUDIX hydrolase, which yields MTDPPTHHVMETRCSVAVFQHGCVLLIRSEEDGLPVWKLPGGHVRPDEGLIACARRELREETGLKAARLHCALVFDVHDRQRQRYVVEIVLFPTGGVQGELLAPEAGHEPRFVPMEQLDTLTLRPGIQSHLRGLKSLHEGEFSDGDHVPGAALRSLT from the coding sequence ATGACCGATCCCCCCACCCATCACGTCATGGAGACACGCTGCTCCGTGGCCGTCTTCCAGCACGGATGCGTTCTGCTGATACGCAGCGAAGAAGACGGCCTGCCCGTATGGAAGCTCCCCGGCGGGCACGTACGCCCCGACGAGGGACTGATCGCCTGTGCGCGGCGCGAGCTGCGCGAGGAGACCGGGCTCAAGGCCGCAAGGCTGCACTGCGCCCTGGTGTTCGACGTACACGACCGACAGAGGCAACGCTACGTCGTCGAAATCGTGCTGTTCCCCACCGGCGGCGTCCAGGGCGAGCTGCTGGCCCCGGAAGCAGGCCACGAGCCCCGGTTCGTGCCGATGGAACAGCTCGACACGCTGACACTGCGCCCCGGTATCCAGAGCCATCTGCGGGGATTGAAGTCACTGCACGAGGGCGAGTTCAGCGACGGCGATCATGTGCCCGGAGCCGCCCTGCGCTCCCTGACCTGA
- a CDS encoding histidine phosphatase family protein, with product MTVAPARLVVLRHAKSAWPDDVPDQERPLAQRGQRDAPAAGRWLRESGYEPDLVLCSTALRTRQTWDKAAEQLRGTPLVLFDPRIYAADVDRLLDVLREVFDQYRSVLLIGHHPGVQDLVLALSSGGDNEGLTRLRTKFPTSAIAVMTQPGRWADLAPGTALLTKFAVPRGPVPAGR from the coding sequence ATGACGGTCGCCCCCGCGCGGCTCGTGGTGCTCCGCCACGCCAAGTCGGCATGGCCGGACGACGTCCCCGATCAGGAACGTCCACTCGCCCAGCGCGGGCAGCGAGACGCGCCGGCGGCCGGACGGTGGCTACGGGAGTCGGGATACGAGCCGGATCTGGTCCTCTGCTCGACCGCGCTGCGCACCCGCCAGACATGGGACAAGGCCGCGGAGCAGTTGCGGGGGACTCCGCTCGTGCTGTTCGACCCACGCATCTACGCCGCGGACGTCGATCGTCTCCTCGACGTGCTGCGGGAGGTTTTTGACCAGTACCGGAGCGTACTGCTGATCGGTCACCACCCCGGCGTTCAGGACCTGGTGCTCGCCCTGTCGAGCGGCGGAGACAACGAGGGACTCACGCGCCTGCGCACGAAGTTCCCGACCTCCGCGATCGCCGTCATGACGCAGCCCGGCCGATGGGCCGACCTCGCACCCGGTACCGCACTCCTGACAAAGTTCGCCGTTCCTCGGGGACCTGTGCCCGCCGGGCGGTGA
- a CDS encoding cation:proton antiporter: MQDTSLLIELGAIVLALGLLGRFSGRIGFSPIPLYLLAGLAFGRGGLLPLDASEDFVATGAEIGVILLLLLLGLEYSASDLVSSLKTQYPSGVIDFVLNALPGAAAGLLLGWGPVAAVTLAGVTWISSSGVIAKILGDLGRLGNRETPVVLGVLVMEDLAMAVYLPILTALLSGVSLASGSLTLLISLGTVGAVLFVALRYGRWISRAVSSDNAEMLLLVVLGLALLVAGIAQQLQVSAAVGAFLVGIALSGEVAEGASSLLTPLRDLFAAVFFVFFGLSTNPADIPPVLLPALLLAALTALTKIATGYLAARRAGIRTAGRWRAGGALVARGEFSIVIAGLAVGVDPRIGPLATAYVLILVILGPVGARFTEPVARRLTARSARTWEVHI; encoded by the coding sequence GTGCAGGACACCTCGCTGCTCATAGAACTCGGAGCCATCGTCCTCGCGCTCGGTCTGCTCGGCCGCTTCTCGGGGCGTATCGGATTCTCACCGATCCCCCTCTACCTCCTCGCCGGTCTCGCCTTCGGCCGGGGCGGTCTGCTGCCACTGGACGCCAGTGAGGATTTCGTCGCCACCGGCGCCGAAATCGGAGTCATCCTGCTCCTGCTCCTGCTCGGCCTCGAATACAGCGCATCGGATCTGGTCAGCAGCCTCAAGACCCAATACCCCTCCGGGGTCATCGACTTCGTCCTCAACGCGCTACCGGGCGCGGCCGCCGGGCTGCTGCTGGGCTGGGGCCCGGTCGCGGCCGTCACCCTGGCGGGCGTGACGTGGATCTCCTCCTCGGGAGTCATCGCGAAGATCCTGGGGGACCTCGGAAGGCTCGGCAACCGGGAGACCCCGGTCGTGCTCGGAGTCCTCGTCATGGAGGACCTGGCGATGGCCGTCTACCTGCCGATCCTCACCGCCCTGCTGTCCGGCGTCAGCCTGGCCAGTGGAAGCCTCACCCTCCTCATCTCGCTCGGCACCGTGGGCGCCGTGCTGTTCGTTGCCCTCCGGTACGGTCGCTGGATCAGCCGTGCCGTGTCCTCCGACAACGCCGAGATGCTGCTCCTCGTCGTCCTCGGCCTCGCGCTACTCGTGGCGGGCATCGCGCAACAACTCCAGGTCTCAGCCGCCGTGGGGGCCTTCCTCGTCGGCATCGCCCTGTCCGGTGAGGTCGCCGAGGGCGCGAGCAGCCTGCTCACACCGCTCAGAGACCTCTTCGCCGCGGTCTTCTTCGTCTTCTTCGGACTCAGCACCAACCCGGCGGACATCCCACCAGTGCTCCTGCCCGCCCTGCTCCTGGCGGCTCTCACCGCACTCACGAAGATCGCCACCGGCTACCTCGCGGCCCGCAGGGCAGGCATCAGAACCGCGGGTCGCTGGCGAGCGGGAGGTGCACTCGTCGCACGCGGCGAGTTCTCCATCGTCATCGCCGGGCTCGCCGTCGGTGTCGACCCCCGCATCGGCCCCCTGGCCACGGCCTACGTACTGATCCTGGTGATCCTCGGCCCGGTCGGCGCACGCTTCACCGAACCCGTCGCACGACGCCTCACAGCTCGGTCGGCCAGGACGTGGGAGGTGCACATCTGA
- a CDS encoding iron chelate uptake ABC transporter family permease subunit — protein sequence MTGAGPRTAAKPAAAPAAHGRRSHVVRGFSGRLSLRVDLRAVSVCLILLAAAAAVGVLALGTGAYAISPADVVRTLLGNGSRQTDFVVNELRLPRLLTGMMAGAALGLSGALFQSLFRNPLGSPDIIGFTYGSATGGLLVILVAGGTGGEVALGAVGGGLATALLVYLLAWRRGVHGYRMVLVGIGVSTLLQGVNAYLLAKSRITEAAQAMVWLNGSLNGRSWQDVKPVAVGLAVVLPLATLAAGRLRIMEMGDEAASGLGIPVGRTRLHILVLATAACAMATAAAGPIPFVALVAPQLARRLTRMPGPHSITAACTGALLVVTSDFTVQHITQATQLPVGVATAVFGGLYLGVLLWRQRVRSRI from the coding sequence ATGACCGGCGCCGGACCCAGAACGGCGGCGAAACCCGCGGCAGCCCCCGCCGCGCACGGCCGCCGCTCCCATGTGGTGCGGGGCTTCTCCGGACGCCTCTCCCTCAGAGTGGACCTGCGCGCGGTGTCGGTCTGCCTGATCCTGCTGGCCGCCGCGGCCGCCGTCGGCGTGCTCGCGCTCGGCACCGGTGCGTACGCCATCTCACCGGCGGACGTGGTGCGCACACTGCTCGGCAACGGCAGCAGGCAGACGGACTTCGTGGTCAACGAGCTCCGCCTGCCACGGCTGCTGACCGGGATGATGGCCGGGGCCGCACTGGGCCTGAGCGGCGCGCTGTTCCAGAGCCTGTTCCGCAATCCGCTGGGCAGCCCCGACATCATCGGCTTCACATACGGCTCGGCGACCGGTGGCCTGCTGGTCATCCTGGTCGCCGGCGGCACCGGCGGCGAGGTGGCCCTCGGGGCGGTGGGCGGCGGCCTGGCGACCGCCCTGCTGGTGTACCTACTCGCCTGGCGCCGGGGCGTGCACGGCTACCGGATGGTGCTGGTCGGCATCGGCGTGAGCACCCTCCTCCAGGGCGTCAACGCCTACCTGCTGGCAAAGTCGAGGATCACCGAGGCGGCACAGGCCATGGTGTGGCTCAACGGCAGCCTCAACGGCAGGAGCTGGCAGGACGTCAAGCCCGTCGCGGTCGGGCTGGCGGTGGTGCTGCCCCTGGCCACTCTGGCAGCGGGACGCCTGAGAATCATGGAGATGGGCGACGAGGCGGCATCCGGGCTCGGCATCCCGGTCGGGCGCACACGGCTGCACATCCTCGTGCTCGCCACGGCGGCCTGCGCCATGGCGACCGCCGCCGCGGGACCGATCCCTTTCGTCGCCCTCGTGGCGCCTCAACTCGCCCGACGCCTCACACGGATGCCCGGCCCCCATTCGATCACGGCCGCCTGCACCGGCGCGCTGCTCGTAGTCACCTCGGACTTCACCGTCCAGCACATCACTCAGGCCACCCAACTACCCGTCGGCGTGGCCACCGCTGTTTTCGGCGGTCTGTACCTGGGAGTACTCCTCTGGCGGCAACGGGTCCGGTCCCGGATCTGA
- a CDS encoding DUF2470 domain-containing protein, whose amino-acid sequence MPRSTSSPTQPTSAEQVRFILAAARSMTLLTGRGPVEVYRVDTGTRADKVRLCPVPLSAPDAASALPGEEGPAALELTDIAPVAVRNRVRARVTIVGQLQVDHENEDSHLMTVERALLRTDRNRTAVHRGELLAALQDPLATCEAGMLTHMADHHADLITTLLRLVDPLLKQGMLRALPLAMDRYGITMRLEYLHRHRDVRLAFPVAVRKADQTREQIHALLAEALHTSPRRQWATRLHRDTKDR is encoded by the coding sequence ATGCCTCGATCCACCTCTTCCCCCACCCAGCCGACCAGCGCCGAGCAGGTCCGATTCATCCTGGCGGCAGCACGCTCCATGACCCTCCTCACCGGCCGAGGGCCTGTCGAGGTGTACCGCGTCGACACCGGCACCCGGGCGGACAAGGTCCGCCTGTGCCCCGTGCCCTTGTCCGCACCGGACGCTGCGAGTGCTCTTCCAGGCGAGGAGGGGCCCGCCGCCCTGGAGTTGACCGACATCGCGCCGGTGGCCGTACGCAACCGGGTGCGGGCCAGGGTCACGATCGTGGGACAGCTCCAGGTGGACCACGAGAACGAGGACAGCCACCTCATGACAGTGGAGCGGGCGCTGCTGCGCACCGACCGGAACCGCACCGCAGTGCACCGGGGCGAACTGCTGGCTGCCTTGCAAGACCCCCTGGCAACCTGCGAAGCAGGCATGCTCACCCACATGGCCGACCACCACGCCGATCTCATCACGACACTGCTGCGCCTCGTCGATCCGCTGCTCAAACAGGGAATGCTGCGAGCCCTGCCACTGGCCATGGACCGCTACGGCATCACCATGCGGCTGGAATACCTGCACCGACACCGCGACGTACGACTGGCCTTCCCGGTGGCGGTAAGGAAGGCGGATCAGACGCGGGAGCAGATTCACGCCCTATTGGCCGAGGCGCTCCACACCTCGCCGCGCCGTCAATGGGCCACACGCCTGCACCGCGACACGAAGGACAGGTAA
- a CDS encoding 2,3-diphosphoglycerate-dependent phosphoglycerate mutase, with protein sequence MPVAPGGLLVLVRHGQSTSNAAGRFTGWADVPLTVRGEGEAAEAGRLMAQHGLRPDVVHTSVLRRCVVSADIVLEKLDRSWIPVYRTWRLNERQYGALTGRSKREVRQESGVELYQGWRRSLTAAPGPLAPEQLAELRADPRYAAIRGAGVPAVESLADMVDRVVPYWVDVLAGELFSGRTVLVCAHGNSLRALVSVLDRLTAHEVEELNIPTGAPLLYTFDRDLRPLERGGRYLNPDRARVAAEAVAAEGHT encoded by the coding sequence ATGCCCGTTGCCCCCGGTGGTCTCCTGGTCCTCGTACGGCATGGCCAGAGCACCAGTAATGCTGCCGGCCGCTTCACCGGATGGGCCGATGTTCCGCTGACGGTGCGGGGTGAGGGGGAAGCGGCCGAGGCAGGCCGTCTGATGGCGCAGCACGGGCTGCGGCCCGACGTCGTGCACACTTCTGTCCTGCGACGCTGCGTGGTCAGCGCGGACATCGTGTTGGAGAAGCTGGATCGCTCGTGGATCCCCGTGTATCGCACGTGGCGGCTGAACGAGCGCCAGTACGGGGCGTTGACCGGCCGGAGCAAACGAGAGGTGCGTCAGGAATCGGGGGTGGAGCTGTATCAGGGCTGGCGCAGGTCGCTCACCGCTGCTCCCGGGCCGCTGGCACCGGAGCAGCTCGCTGAGCTGCGAGCCGATCCGCGCTATGCGGCCATCCGCGGTGCCGGCGTGCCGGCCGTGGAGAGTCTGGCCGACATGGTGGACAGGGTCGTGCCGTACTGGGTCGATGTCCTGGCCGGTGAGCTGTTCTCCGGACGAACGGTGCTGGTCTGTGCTCACGGGAATTCGCTGCGTGCTCTGGTCTCGGTCCTGGACCGACTGACCGCACACGAGGTGGAGGAGCTGAACATCCCCACTGGCGCGCCGCTGCTTTACACGTTTGACCGAGACCTGCGTCCGCTGGAACGCGGTGGACGGTATCTGAATCCTGACCGTGCCCGGGTAGCCGCCGAGGCCGTGGCAGCCGAAGGCCATACCTGA